The following proteins come from a genomic window of Sardina pilchardus chromosome 1, fSarPil1.1, whole genome shotgun sequence:
- the map1lc3c gene encoding microtubule-associated proteins 1A/1B light chain 3C codes for MPPFDKTQHPKPFKQRKSFAVRKQEVAGIRTKFPTKIPVIIERYQREKYLPTLDKTKFLVPQELTITQFVTILRNRMTLMPSQAFYLLLHNKGIASMSLTMAQVYKEYRDEDGFLYMTYASQEMFGQCLDVTQMLLVEPGIQKTSL; via the exons ATGCCTCCTTTCGACAAGACCCAACATCCCAAGCCTTTTAAACAGCGGAAAAGCTTCG CAGTCAGAAAACAAGAAGTTGCTGGGATTCGTACTAAATTTCCAACCAAAATACCG gtcATAATCGAAAGGTATCAGCGAGAGAAATATCTTCCGACCTTAGACAAGACCAAGTTTCTGGTTCCTCAGGAGCTCACAATAACTCAGTTTGTCACAATTTTAAG AAACCGCATGACTCTGATGCCAAGCCAAGCGTTCTATCTGCTTCTGCACAACAAAGGCATTGCTAGCATGTCCTTAACCATGGCCCAAGTCTACAAAGAGTACAGGGACGAAGATGGCTTTCTGTATATGACCTACGCGTCCCAAGAAATGTTTGGACAGTGTTTGGACGTAACCCAAATGTTGCTGGTCGAACCGGGGATCCAAAAGACTTCTTTATAA